One Pristiophorus japonicus isolate sPriJap1 chromosome 19, sPriJap1.hap1, whole genome shotgun sequence genomic window carries:
- the LOC139230406 gene encoding probable G-protein coupled receptor 139, translating into MGPQSLQIEYFYPILVCIGVPGKCGLSKGIARYMMAMAAGGLMVLFFNVIVSHIIKYNFPDSLLNYTYMCHFSAFMQGLSIQLSIWLTMSFTFDRFIAICCQNLKSTYCTERTATVVTIKVCVLNILINVPMFFRHEPNHIINNKPWGCRTVTGYFTLPAWKAYQWITNISSMFLPIPLLLLLNSLTARHILLASIARRALKSHSNGEIGSDPEMKSQRTSIILLFTISWSFIVLSALITVIHICIGVTEMGTFQGSNTLYLAVKVTVLLMCMTSCRNTCIYAMTQRRFRAEMRNMLKYPYTLVINLFK; encoded by the exons ATGGGACCACAGTCTCTTCAGATAGAATATTTCTATCCGATTCTTGTATgtattggtgttcctg GAAAGTGTGGTCTTTCCAAAGGGATCGCTCGTTATATGATGGCCATGGCTGCAGGAGGCCTAATGGTTCTCTTCTTTAATGTTATTGTGAGCCATATCATCAAGtataatttcccagattcattattgAATTACACTTACATGTGTCATTTCAGTGCCTTCATGCAAGGGCTTAGCATTCAACTTTCCATTTGGTTAACAATGTCGTTCACCTTTGACCGCTTCatagccatttgttgccagaacttGAAGTCAACATATTGCACTGAAAGAACGGCCACGGTGGTTACCATAAAGGTGTGTGTGCTTAACATTTTGATCAATGTTCCCATGTTTTTCCGCCATGAGCCCAATCATATTATTAACAACAAACCATGGGGCTGCCGTACCGTAACAGGATACTTTACTTTACCAGCATGGAAAGCTTACCAATGGATTACGAACATCTCAAGCATGTTTCTTCCAATCCCTTTGCTTTTGCTGTTAAATTCTCTTACTGCCAGGCACATCTTATTAGCGAGTATCGCCCGCAGAGCCCTGAAGAGCCACAGCAATGGAGAGATTGGGAGTGATCCCGAGATGAAGAGCCAAAGAACATCCATCATCCTGCTCTTCACTATCTCGTGGAGCTTTATTGTGCTCTCGGCGCTAATTACTGTAATACACATATGTATCGGTGTCACGGAGATGGGTACGTTCCAAGGTTCAAACACCCTTTATTTGGCTGTTAAAGTCACAGTTCTCTTGATGTGCATGACTTCCTGTAGAAACACTTGTATTTATGCAATGACCCAGAGGAGATTCAGAGCAGAGATGAGGAATATGTTGAAATATCCGTATACTCTCGTTATTAACTTATTTAAATAA